The Micropterus dolomieu isolate WLL.071019.BEF.003 ecotype Adirondacks linkage group LG20, ASM2129224v1, whole genome shotgun sequence genome has a segment encoding these proteins:
- the marveld3 gene encoding MARVEL domain-containing protein 3 isoform X1: MNICARERPVAGLSRQWEMPERGRHQQRSDVYDEYYSRDGTYSHSGTHASHDSRGRNQKPIRDMDERGSADDRRAKQNRQRDVTSASHMEPPTYGDHGHEGPSRLSRETLVYHSEGEYYEPQRSQALYNLRYLLTSRGLCQFMELFVNLLIIICAGVPYSNNEGYRDLASLGGIYYYQFGGANTFTAADADRVKELDRLFNQLKRPPYAYTMACGGVLMIYACAMLALGVFRVPFRWPPVLLGEALLNLLIGLGYIPALAFYFIKLQETYSNPICAEREAMYKSKGHKGFDCQLNGADIAGGLFGVLGVFAFIFGAVLAVRAFRSVRELKTQRTNEDNNL; encoded by the exons ATGAACATATGCGCTCGGGAAAGGCCTGTCGCAGGACTGAGCAG GCAGTGGGAAATGCCAGAGAGGGGAAGACACCAGCAGAGGAGTGATGTGTATGATGAGTACTACAGCAGGGATGGGACCTATTCACACAGTGGAACCCATGCTTCACATGATAGCAGAGGTCGCAACCAAAAGCCAATAAGAGACATGGACGAGAGAGGCTCTGCAGATGACAGGAGGGCCAAACAAAATAGACAGAGGGACGTGACATCTGCCTCTCACATGGAGCCACCTACTTACGGAGACCACGGCCATGAAGGACCCTCGAGATT GTCCAGAGAGACTTTGGTGTATCACTCTGAGGGGGAGTATTATGAGCCACAACGCAGTCAAGCTCTTTACAATCTCAGATACTTATTAACAAGTAGAG GTCTCTGCCAGTTTATGGAGTTGTTTGTGAATCTGCTGATTATCATCTGTGCCGGAGTGCCATACAGTAACAATGAGGGTTACCGTGACCTGGCCAGCCTTGGAGGGATCTACTATTATCAATTCGGTGGAGCCAATACCTTCACTGCAGCCGATGCAGACAGGGTGAAGGAGCTGGACCGGCTGTTCAATCAGCTCAAGCGGCCTCCGTACGCCTACACCATGGCATGCGGGGGGGTTTTAATGATCTACGCCTGTGCCATGCTTGCCCTGGGGGTTTTCAGAGTGCCTTTCCGCTGGCCCCCTGTGCTTCTGGGGGAGGCCCTGCTAAACCTCCTGATCGGCCTGGGCTACATCCCTGCGCTGGCCTTCTACTTTATTAAGCTGCAGGAAACGTACAGCAACCCCATCTGCGCGGAGAGAGAGGCGATGTACAAGAGCAAAGGGCACAAGGGCTTCGATTGCCAGCTCAACGGTGCAGATATCGCAGGAGGTCTCTTCGGGGTGCTGGGGGTGTTTGCATTCATCTTTGGCGCGGTGTTAGCTGTCAGAGCTTTCAGGTCAGTGCGGGAGCTAAAGACGCAAAGGACAAACGAGGACAATAACTTGTAA
- the marveld3 gene encoding MARVEL domain-containing protein 3 isoform X2 — protein sequence MPERGRHQQRSDVYDEYYSRDGTYSHSGTHASHDSRGRNQKPIRDMDERGSADDRRAKQNRQRDVTSASHMEPPTYGDHGHEGPSRLSRETLVYHSEGEYYEPQRSQALYNLRYLLTSRGLCQFMELFVNLLIIICAGVPYSNNEGYRDLASLGGIYYYQFGGANTFTAADADRVKELDRLFNQLKRPPYAYTMACGGVLMIYACAMLALGVFRVPFRWPPVLLGEALLNLLIGLGYIPALAFYFIKLQETYSNPICAEREAMYKSKGHKGFDCQLNGADIAGGLFGVLGVFAFIFGAVLAVRAFRSVRELKTQRTNEDNNL from the exons ATGCCAGAGAGGGGAAGACACCAGCAGAGGAGTGATGTGTATGATGAGTACTACAGCAGGGATGGGACCTATTCACACAGTGGAACCCATGCTTCACATGATAGCAGAGGTCGCAACCAAAAGCCAATAAGAGACATGGACGAGAGAGGCTCTGCAGATGACAGGAGGGCCAAACAAAATAGACAGAGGGACGTGACATCTGCCTCTCACATGGAGCCACCTACTTACGGAGACCACGGCCATGAAGGACCCTCGAGATT GTCCAGAGAGACTTTGGTGTATCACTCTGAGGGGGAGTATTATGAGCCACAACGCAGTCAAGCTCTTTACAATCTCAGATACTTATTAACAAGTAGAG GTCTCTGCCAGTTTATGGAGTTGTTTGTGAATCTGCTGATTATCATCTGTGCCGGAGTGCCATACAGTAACAATGAGGGTTACCGTGACCTGGCCAGCCTTGGAGGGATCTACTATTATCAATTCGGTGGAGCCAATACCTTCACTGCAGCCGATGCAGACAGGGTGAAGGAGCTGGACCGGCTGTTCAATCAGCTCAAGCGGCCTCCGTACGCCTACACCATGGCATGCGGGGGGGTTTTAATGATCTACGCCTGTGCCATGCTTGCCCTGGGGGTTTTCAGAGTGCCTTTCCGCTGGCCCCCTGTGCTTCTGGGGGAGGCCCTGCTAAACCTCCTGATCGGCCTGGGCTACATCCCTGCGCTGGCCTTCTACTTTATTAAGCTGCAGGAAACGTACAGCAACCCCATCTGCGCGGAGAGAGAGGCGATGTACAAGAGCAAAGGGCACAAGGGCTTCGATTGCCAGCTCAACGGTGCAGATATCGCAGGAGGTCTCTTCGGGGTGCTGGGGGTGTTTGCATTCATCTTTGGCGCGGTGTTAGCTGTCAGAGCTTTCAGGTCAGTGCGGGAGCTAAAGACGCAAAGGACAAACGAGGACAATAACTTGTAA